AGTTTTTTTAAAATAGGGGTGGAATGATGCTGCTTTCTTTTAGGGTCAAAGGCAAAGTTTACATCCTGCAACAGGGGGATGACTTCGGTTTTATAGCGAAATATCCGGTTGATCTGTATGCTGATCGTTTCAAAAAGCTCATTGTCTAACGTTCCGACCGGCGAAATAACAATGCTATGTTCTGGTGAGGTAATCAATCCGATTTTTTCATGTGATAGCGTTTGATTTTGCTGTAAAGAGTGGTACGATCAATGCCCAAAATTTTTGCGCTTTTGGCTATATTCCACTGGTTATTATCAAGTATCTTCTTGATATGGGTCTTTTCAATACCCTTTAAAGCGTTTGTTGGAATGAAGCCAGGGTCATCGGAACAACGGAAAGGCAGATCTTCAGGACGGATCTCACGTTCTTTTCCCACCACCACCGCTCTCTCAATGGCATTTTCAAGTTCCCTGACGTTACCGGGCCATTCGTGGAGCATCATCTCATCTATTGCCTCGCGGCTGATCTTATCAATATGCTTATTTGTTTCCTGGGAAAAACGTCTGAGAAAGTGTTCAGCCAGAAGAGGTATGTCTTCTTTGCGCTCCCGGAGAGGCGGCATTTTAAAGGCAATGACATTCAGGCGGTAATAAAGGTCTTCGCGAAATGTTTCATCTTCAATTGCTTTTTCCAGATTTCTATTGGTGGCTGCCACCGCTCGAAAATTGGCTTCCATTGGCTGAGTTCCGCCTACACGGTAAAAAACACGATCTTCCAGCACTCGCAGAAGATCGATTTGCATTCTCATGCTGATTTCACCGATTTCGTCCAGAAAAAGAGTGCCGTCGTGAGCGAGCTCCAGCCGTCCTTTTTTGGTTTCCTTGGCATCCGTAAAAGCCCCTTTCTGATGACCAAACAGTTCGCTTTCCATTAGATGTTCAGGGATGGCACCGCAGTTGACCAGCACAAATGGACCGTTGCTGCGACGACTGTTGGTATGAATCGCTTTGGCCGCCAACCCTTTACCCGACCCTGTCTCACCGGTGATCAAAACCGTTGAATCCATGGCGGAGACATCCTGGATCAGGTCAAAAACCTCCTGCATTGGTTTTGACTGCCCGATCATACTTTCAAACCGGGTTCGGTCTTTATATTGTTCCTTTAAAAACAGATTTTCGCGGGCCTGTGACTGTTGTTCAATGATTTTTTCAATCAACACGCCAAGCTCGTCAGGATCAAAGGGCTTTAGCAAATAATCGAACGCCCCATTCTTCATCGCTTCAATTGCAGTTGAGATAGATCCGTATGCGGTAATCATGACCACGGCCACATCAGGATCGCTTTCCTTGACATGCTTTAAAACGTCCAGCCCGCTTATTCCTTCCATTTTTATGTCAACCAGGAGAAGGTCAAAACGGGTCTCCTTTATTTTTTCTATCGCTTCTTCTCCGCTTTCTGCAGTATCAACATCATGGCCGTCACGCTCCAGCCATCCGCTGAGTGATTTGCGCATAACCAATTCATCGTCAACGATTAATATCTTAGTGCTCCCCATGGGTACCTCCGTTCCTGTTCGGTGAAAAGGATAACTGTTTCAGCGGAAGTTTTAGATTAAAAGTTGTGCCTTTTCCTTCTTTTGAATTCACATGGATAACACCGCCATGTTCCTCGATAATTCCATATGCAACGGAAAGACCGAGTCCCACCCCTTTTCCCTTCTTTTTAGTGGTGAAAAAGGGTTCAAAAAGCTTGGAAAAGTTTTGGTGAGGGATACCGACCCCGGTGTCTTTAAAAGCGATCTTGATTTTTTCATCAGCATTTGAATACCTTGTTTTAACCTCCAGCACACCCTCTCCGGCTTTTTCCATACTTTCTGCCGCATTTAATATAAAATTAATAAAAACCTGCTGCAGTTGGTCTTCCGAACCCGTCATTTCCGGCAGGTCGGGATCCAGATCTTTTTCAATCCTGATCTGATTTATCATCAGCAGATTCGAATTCAAAATAAGCGTTTTTTCAATCAGGCGGTTAATATTTACCCTTTTTAATCCCATCTCGGATTGCCTGGAAAAGGTAAGCAGGTTGGAAACAATCCGGCTGACTCTCCAGGTCTCTGTTTCCATGAGTTCCAAGTATTGATTGAAATCATTTTCGTCCCCCGCCGGGATTGATCCGTCCTCAGTCATTCGTTTAAGCAGCTTGGTAAGGTTCAATATCCCTGCGATCGGATTATTAATCTCATGAACAACCGAAGCCGAGAGTTTTCCCAAAGAGGCCATCTTGTCCTGGTGAAGCAGTTTTTCATGAGTTTCTTTTAGCTTTTCAGTCCGCTCTTCAACCATCTGTTCAAGGCGCCTGGTGATTTCCTCCGCTTCCTTTTTGCGTTCCGTAATATCCCGACTGACTTCTATAAACTTAGAAATTTTACCATCTTTTTCCCATATGGGAAAGATGGCAACTTCGAAATAACGGGTTTTGCCATCGCGGTTTATTCGGGGCATCACCTGCTGGTTAAACATTTTGTTCCGTATCACCTCGCTAAGCGGACAAACGATATCAGCCGAGTTGCAAAACATATTGTTATCTTTTTGAAAAACCTCATGGCATTTCCGACCGATCACTTCCTCTGTGGTATACCCCATTTTCTGCAAAAAAGCTTCATTAACTTCCACAATTTCCTTATCCGGTGTAATAACGATTATAAAGTCCTGGATGCT
The DNA window shown above is from Thermodesulfobacteriota bacterium and carries:
- a CDS encoding sigma-54 dependent transcriptional regulator, translating into MGSTKILIVDDELVMRKSLSGWLERDGHDVDTAESGEEAIEKIKETRFDLLLVDIKMEGISGLDVLKHVKESDPDVAVVMITAYGSISTAIEAMKNGAFDYLLKPFDPDELGVLIEKIIEQQSQARENLFLKEQYKDRTRFESMIGQSKPMQEVFDLIQDVSAMDSTVLITGETGSGKGLAAKAIHTNSRRSNGPFVLVNCGAIPEHLMESELFGHQKGAFTDAKETKKGRLELAHDGTLFLDEIGEISMRMQIDLLRVLEDRVFYRVGGTQPMEANFRAVAATNRNLEKAIEDETFREDLYYRLNVIAFKMPPLRERKEDIPLLAEHFLRRFSQETNKHIDKISREAIDEMMLHEWPGNVRELENAIERAVVVGKEREIRPEDLPFRCSDDPGFIPTNALKGIEKTHIKKILDNNQWNIAKSAKILGIDRTTLYSKIKRYHMKKSD
- a CDS encoding ATP-binding protein — protein: MPDNKTSVINIALVGGENYCEEVLEKTNLGFIDSEVSSRIIAVADANPDTPGMVLARKLGLKTATDYYELYLPENHIDLIIILTPEKTILEDILATKPDTIRAMSYNTFEIFWKAIGVQEQKLRKRNEEVETILNSIQDFIIVITPDKEIVEVNEAFLQKMGYTTEEVIGRKCHEVFQKDNNMFCNSADIVCPLSEVIRNKMFNQQVMPRINRDGKTRYFEVAIFPIWEKDGKISKFIEVSRDITERKKEAEEITRRLEQMVEERTEKLKETHEKLLHQDKMASLGKLSASVVHEINNPIAGILNLTKLLKRMTEDGSIPAGDENDFNQYLELMETETWRVSRIVSNLLTFSRQSEMGLKRVNINRLIEKTLILNSNLLMINQIRIEKDLDPDLPEMTGSEDQLQQVFINFILNAAESMEKAGEGVLEVKTRYSNADEKIKIAFKDTGVGIPHQNFSKLFEPFFTTKKKGKGVGLGLSVAYGIIEEHGGVIHVNSKEGKGTTFNLKLPLKQLSFSPNRNGGTHGEH